Proteins encoded together in one Coffea arabica cultivar ET-39 chromosome 2c, Coffea Arabica ET-39 HiFi, whole genome shotgun sequence window:
- the LOC113727631 gene encoding uncharacterized protein, translating into MLLLRRRLKNVHFPACFYLHHHHPNRIFYKLPFSSLSSAQSQTTTSSDPTPKPSSLSARMSFVFEQIDAIEKERSQKDQTLQRIRAWRESKKQQQQQQPTTDLSLAEAELSEKKLELMEENEVSHKNAGGLLDGKIKEVELVHPWPEWIELMERLVQQNYFDHKRRDEDGMMETVGFNLSEMVEEEGFDFTRDFKTVQTAVLNFGRDRFDILRSLSRQDLQILVGYGCPSADKKVVFSAKLLRKHVHLDEGDVCSSCSLRSSCERAYLLTNKEDEARTMDAMRILLTYGFDAVNGSVANKSLMKMKTLKTVVRKLIHDVVKLSAVPIDPNLPPPVIKKPPPKVKQPPPPPKKRVGRDDIEMKKGDWLCVKCDFMNFAKNTVCLQCDAKRPKRQLLPGEWECPQCNFLNYRRNMVCFHCEHKRPPDEFMESQVQDRQHSPRRLENISGRPEISNAWNFDFDDNESDGADVAAFEYADSKKMHEDFPSDKQLHAGVARASEDGLHKGYRSARDTDPVKPGFGFNDFDDEDDDVENYELDTRNNAQKASTVDFSELDVDSYSEDEDRTGHDWTLRRKSNVHAQNKPSKSTRRGVGFSGSDPEIDFGTDDELPIHPNWKSSHVNQRSKRRGGMSFGSDDDLSSGTEYTNNDFGSREMKGNKWKSSRSSRKQNSYDSDDEPFSDLESNNDGHFDKDKFGSRKASLNSQRNTSNGRRNRDMGNLRGSSRDSPRRFEDTDYGHRKYTRDGRSQNFRSPEREGSFKQRRDKRFVDDDNGYRSDPRGGRSQNFRSSSREGSHKQRQGRYGNYNKSGDSYLDDERHRRPRVNVR; encoded by the exons ATGCTCCTCCTCCGCAGACGCCTGAAAAACGTGCATTTTCCGGCATGTTTctacctccaccaccaccaccctaaCAGAATATTCTATAAGCTACCGTTCTCTTCTTTATCCTCTGCCCAGTCCCAGACCACCACCTCCTCAGACCCCACTCCAAAACCCTCTTCTCTATCCGCTCGTATGAGCTTTGTATTCGAACAAATCGACGCTATTGAGAAGGAACGCTCCCAGAAAGACCAAACCCTGCAGCGAATTCGTGCCTGGCGCGAATCCaagaaacaacaacaacaacagcaACCCACGACAGACTTAAGTCTGGCCGAGGCCGAGTTGTCAGAAAAGAAATTGGAATTGATGGAGGAAAATGAGGTTAGTCATAAGAATGCTGGGGGATTGTTGGATGGTAAAATAAAGGAAGTTGAGCTGGTCCATCCGTGGCCTGAGTGGATTGAGTTGATGGAGAGATTAGTGCAGCAGAATTATTTTGATCATAAGAGGAGAGATGAAGATGGTATGATGGAAACTGTGGGGTTCAATTTATCTGAAATGGTTGAAGAGGAAGGATTTGATTTTACTAGGGATTTCAAGACTGTTCAGACTGCTGTTCTGAATTTTGGACGCGACCGGTTTGATATTTTGAG GTCATTGTCAAGACAGGATCTTCAAATTTTGGTTGGTTATGGATGCCCTAGTGCGGACAAGAAGGTGGTTTTTTCTGCAAAATTGTTGAGGAAACACGTCCACCTGGATGAGGGAGAT gtttgTAGTTCCTGCAGTTTGAGAAGTTCTTGTGAAAGAGCATATCTGCTTACAAATAAAGAGGATGAAGCCAGGACCATGGATGCCATGCGTATATTATTGACATATGGCTTTGATGCAGTAAATGGATCAGTTGCAAATAAGTCTCTTATGAAGATGAAAACTCTGAAGACTGTTGTACGCAAATTAATTCATGATGTGGTAAAGTTGAGTGCGGTACCAATAGATCCAAATCTTCCACCTCCTGTTATTAAAAAGCCTCCACCTAAGGTGAAGCAGCCACCTCCCCCTCCAAAGAAGCGCGTAGGACGTGATGATATTGAAATGAAAAAGGGCGATTGGCTTTGCGTAAA GTGTGACTTTATGAATTTTGCAAAGAACACAGTGTGCCTGCAATGTGATGCCAAGCGTCCTAAGAGACAGCTTCTTCCAGGAGAATGGGAATGCCCACA GTGCAATTTCTTGAACTATAGGAGAAACATGGTGTGCTTTCATTGTGAACACAAGCGCCCGCCAGATGAATTTATGGAGAGTCAAGTGCAAGATAGGCAACACAGTccaaggagattggagaatatTTCAGGCAGGCCAGAGATTTCCAATGCAtggaattttgattttgatgacAATGAATCTGATGGGGCAGATGTTGCTGCCTTTGAGTATGCAGATTCTAAGAAGATGCATGAAGATTTTCCTTCAGATAAGCAACTACATGCAGGGGTTGCTAGGGCATCCGAAGATGGATTGCACAAGGGTTACAGGTCTGCTAGAGATACTGATCCTGTCAAACCCGGATTTGGATTCAAcgattttgatgatgaagatgatgatgtggaAAATTATGAACTTGATACTCGGAATAATGCACAGAAGGCTTCTACTGTAGATTTTTCTGAGCTTGATGTTGACTCGTATTCAGAAGATGAAGACAGAACAGGTCATGATTGGACTCTTCGTCGTAAGTCCAATGTCCACGCACAAAACAAGCCATCTAAATCAACACGTAGGGGAGTAGGTTTCTCTGGCTCTGATCCTGAAATAGATTTTGGTACTGATGATGAGCTTCCTATTCATCCGAACTGGAAATCTAGTCATGTCAATCAGAGAAGTAAAAGAAGAGGTGGCATGAGTTTTGGTTCAGATGATGATCTTAGCTCTGGCACTGAATACACCAATAATGATTTTGGATCCAGGGAGATGAAAGGGAATAAATGGAAGTCAAGTAGGAGTTCAAGAAAGCAAAATAGTTACGACAGTGATGATGAACCATTCTCTGATTTAGAATCCAACAATGACGGCCATTTTGACAAAGATAAATTTGGAAGTAGGAAAGCAAGCCTAAATAGCCAAAGAAACACATCTAATGGCAGAAGAAACCGGGACATGGGTAATCTTCGCGGATCTTCCCGAGATTCTCCTAGAAGATTTGAAGATACTGATTATGGCCATAGAAAATATACCAGAGATGGTCGTTCACAGAATTTTAGAAGCCCTGAAAGAGAAGGATCTTTTAAGCAGAGACGAGATAAAAGATTTGTAGATGATGACAATGGCTACAGAAGTGATCCTAGAGGTGGTCGTTCGCAGAATTTTAGAAGTTCCAGTAGAGAAGGGTCTCATAAACAGAGACAAGGTAGATATGGTAACTATAACAAATCGGGGGACAGTTACTTGGATGATGAAAGACACAGGAGGCCCCGTGTAAACGTGAGATAA